Within Runella rosea, the genomic segment TTCACTTGTCTGAAAGTAACGTTTTTGAGATGACTTAAATGTAATAATAAATCAAAGGGAAAACTCAATAACGCCCTTGAAAGATTTGATTAAAAGTAGGCTTTGAGCTTAATAAGCACGATTTAAAAAGCCCATTTACAAGAACACCCCTGTAAGCTGCCAACTAACAGGGGTGTTTCCGTAAAATAAGTGTACGTTTCGCGCTTCAAAAACTGCTTCTTAATTCATTCCTATCGTAAATCCGTACTTTCCTTTTTGGGCCAATGTTTTGTTGGTCAGGATGATACGCTGTACGGGGTGGTTGTCCCACTTGGTTTTGAAACTCACGTATTCCATGCCGTCGGTAGAAGGTAAGTCGGTAGAAATGCTCCAAAGTTTGGGATCATATTGCAGCGTAACGGTTTGGTTTTTCCACGTCTTGAAGATGACTTTTCCAGGCGTGGCGGTGTCGATGTCGCAAACGGTCATGAAGATTTGCTGCAACGAATTTGGCTTTTGATTGAGCGCGTAATCGTCGTTGATTTCTACCGTGTTTTTGGCGCGGTTCAACTTGACGGTACGGTTCCAAGCCGCAATACCAGCGGCTTTGTCGTAGCTCGGCGCAATGTTCATACTCAACGATGATTCTTTGTCGTTAATGGTGCTTTTTACGTTGGTGGCTTCGTAGCTACGGCCCGCGATTTGTCCTAAGCCGTTGATGATGGGTAGGTTATGGTACTGTGATTGCGTAAACCACAGTTCGTAGCGCTTGGACGAAAACGTGCGGGCCGTGTAATTCCCACGTCCCGCGTCGATGATGACCGGCTCTCCGTTGGCGTAGAGCAGAAAATCGCCCACGTCGTTGTGGTTGTGGCTTTCGGCATTGTGGCCGCCGTGGGTCGCCATATAAAAACCGTTGTCGGCGCGGGTGGTCAGTACTTGAATGTCGTTAAACCACGCGTTTCTTACGGGTTCGTAGCTGCTTTTGGCTGGTTCAATGTTCTTGAAAGTCAGCAGGTTCTGAACCTTTCGCATCCGGTGGAAGCCATTGTTGGAAATGGCCGTTGGGTATTTCTCGATGGCCCATTTGCCAAACTGTTGCAATTGTGGGTCGTTAATTTTTTGCCCGAAACGATACAGCATGACGCCGTCGGGTTTGAGTTTGGGGTCGGCATCGGCGAAGTTGACGAAGTAATCGTTCGAAATATGGGTTTTGTACACATACGACGCCATTTTCTGAATCAACGGTTCATTGTAAATGGCCACCTTGTTTTTTGTGGCTTCGTCGAGCAATTCGAGGCAGTCAAACACGCAGGCTCCCGCCGCAAACCAATAACTCGGACCTTCGTCGCAGCCACCGTCTTCGCCCAGTCCGTTTAGGTACAAATCCAATCCTAGCATGGCGCCATGCAGCGATTCAGCACGACGGGCTTCGTCTTTTTCGAGCAGCAGCGTGGCCGTCATCCAGTTGGACATAATCCACGGATTCCAGTTATTGACCGCATTTTTTTTACTCATCCAGCCATAACGGTCGGGATTTTTGAGCATCGGAATAAATAGCCGTTGGTTGGTTTCGTGGTAAATGCGCTTACGGATTAGCTTGTTGATTTTATCGAGTTTGTCACCCACAAAATAGTCGGTAAATGCCAAAACGGACGCGGTTTCGGCGGCAAAAAGATCAACGATATTATCCTCTACGTTGGGCAACCCTGTACCGCTGATGTGGGCGGGAACCCCCCAAAAGCTTTCTTCACAGATGGACCAAACGCCGTTGAGAATGGCTTCCGTAAAGCGGCCTTTGTCTTCAATGCTTTCAGCTAAGACCAAATCAATCAACGCGTTACGCTTGCCAAAAGAAATTTTGCTGTGACGCTCGCGGTCGCCAGAGCGCACAAAGTCAAGCGAAGTTGTTGCCGAGATGGGTTCAAATTTATAATCTAATAAAGCTTCTCCTGCCTTGATGGTGCGCACAATGACGGAGTCGGGGAGGGCCGCTTTCCACTCGCCAACGGTTTTGGGATAAGGCTTGAATTGATTTTGTGGAATCAGGGATTGTTTGACGGCTTCCAAGGAGTATTTATTCCCTAAAATGTTGCGCTGGGTGACTTGAGCGTAGCTTTGTAGCAGCCCCCATTGGCTAAATAAAACAATCGTGAGGATAACGAGTTTTTTCATGTTGGGATAGAGGTTTGTGAATAATCTAATGTATTCATTCAGCATAAAGAAGGCAAAGGTGAAACCCTGATACTTGAATTTGGCGGGAAATAATCAATAGACTTTGTCCCCGACTGGGTGTTTGTTTCCAAAAACTTAAAAAGTCGGCAAAAATGCCCTTATGGTACGGTTCCTCTGGGCGTTAATCTAAAAAAAGAGTTCGCCATAAGTAAAAACCCGTAATTAGCCGTTTTACTTAATCTACCACTGTTTATTTTTGATTCCGTCTAACATATAACGTTCAATAACCCATGCTTTTAAATAAACAGGCTAAGATTCAACTCTCGGCATCGCTCGGAGTCGCCTTTCTGGTGGTTTCGTGTATGAAAATGCCGCGCAGTAGCCAACCTGTAATGATCAAAGAAGACCCCACCAAAGCGTTGGCTAAGGCGCGGGAAATTCGCGAAAAAACGGCCATAAAACTGGCCGACGGGTTGCAAATGAGCCTTTGGGCTTCTGATTCACTCGCTCCCGACCCCGTGGCGATGTCGATCGACGATCAAGGGCGAGTGTACCTCAACCGTACCAACCGCCAAAAGAACTCCGAGTTTGATATTCGTGGGCACCGCGACTGGATGACGGAGTCTATCGGCCTCCAAACCGTGGAAGACCGTCGGGCGTTTTTGCGGAAAACCTTCGCGCCTGAGCGCTCTGCCGAAAATTCGTGGCTGGCTGATCTCAACGAAGATGGCTCCCACGATTGGCGTGATTTAGCGGTGGAAAAAGACGAGATTTGGCGCTTGGAAGATACCAACAACGACGGAATTGCGGATGTTTCGCTCCGTATTTTAGAAGACTTTTACGAAGAAGTTACCGACGTAGCGGGTGGAATGTTGGTGCGAGCCAAGGATATGTTTGTGGGAATAGCCCCTGATTTGTGGCGGCTCGAAGACCGAAATGGCGATGGTGTCATAGACAAGAAAACTTCGATTAGCCACGGCTACGGGGTCCACATCGGTTTTGGCGGCCACGGCATGTCGGGCGTTATTGAAGGACCCGACGGCCGTATTTATTGGAATATTGGCGACATTGGGGCCAACATCACGGCCCCCGACGGCAAAAAACACGAGCATCCCAACTCGGGTATCATTGCGCGCTCCAACCCCGACGGTAGTGATTTTGAGATTTTTGCCCACGGCCTTCGCAACACCCACGAGTTTGTGTTTGACGAATATGGAAACCTGATTTCTTCCGACAACGACGGCGACCATCCTGGCGAAAGTGAGCGGTTGGTTCACGTCGTGGAAGGTTCCGATGCGGGCTGGCGTTCCAACTGGCAGTACGGAAAATATACTGATCCCAAAAACAATAAATACAAGGTGTGGATGGACGAAAAACTGTTTAAGCCCCGTTGGGACGGACAGGCGGCCTACATCATTCCGCCCATCATGAACTACCACAACGGCCCCACGGGCATGGTTTACAATCCGGGTACAGCTTTGGGCTCAGATTGGAAAAAGAAGTTTTTCTTGGTGGAGTTTGTGGGTACACCTACGCGCTCGCACATTTGGTCGTTTGGCCTCAAACCCAAAGGCGCGTCGTTTGAATTGGATGGCGAAAAAGACATCGTTAGCGGTATTTTGCCGACGGGTATTAAATTTGGTCCCGATGGTGCCTTGTACGTAGCCGACTGGATTAACGGCTGGGATACCAAGAATTACGGTCGCGTGTGGAAACTGGACGTAACCAAAGAAAAGAATGATTTGGCGGCGGTGCGTCAGGAAACCAAACGTCTGATTCAGTTGGACTACGCTTCGCAAAGTGCGGATATGCTGTATTCGCTATTGTCGAATGTAGACATGCGAATTCGTCAAAAAGCGCAGTTTGAATTGGTGAGCCGAGGCGCAAAAGGGGCGCCGATGTTGACCAAAGCCATTGACCAAACCCAAAGTCAGTTGGCACGGATTCACGGCATTTGGGGTGTGGGGCAATTGGCCCGCGTCAACAAAGCCAATGCGTCGACATTGTTACCTTTATTGAAAGACAAAGACCCCGAAATTATTACGCAGGCGGCCAAAATGCTCGGCGATGCCCGCATTGCCACGGCAGGCAGTGAGCTGATTCCATTGCTCAAAAACACCAGCCCACGCGTTCGTTTTTATGCCGCTGAGGCCTTGGGCCGCATTGCCTACGCTGATGCCGTAACGCCCCTGATTGAGATGATTGCAGCCAACAATGACGAAGACGTATACATCCGTCACGCTGGGGTATTGGCGTTGTCGAGAATCGGGAAAGCAGAACCAATGGTCGCCTTGGCCAACAACCCAAGCAAAGCCCTGCGTACGGCGGCGGTATTGGTGCTAAGACGGATGAAAAATGATAACATCGCGTTGTTTCTTAATGATAAAGATGAATACATCGTGGCCGAAGCCGCGCGCGGTATCAACGACGACCTCTCGATTCCGGGGGCGCTACCCGCGTTGGCCGCGAAATTGCAGGACAAAAGCATTACGTCGGACGTGATCCTGCGTCGCGCCATCAACGCCGCGTTGCGAGTGGGTACCGATAAGGAATTGGATATGTTGGTGGCTTTTGCGACCCGCACCGACATCAAAGATGATGTAAAAGCGGAAGCCCTGGCCACTTTGGGTACGTGGGCGAAC encodes:
- a CDS encoding DUF7133 domain-containing protein, giving the protein MLLNKQAKIQLSASLGVAFLVVSCMKMPRSSQPVMIKEDPTKALAKAREIREKTAIKLADGLQMSLWASDSLAPDPVAMSIDDQGRVYLNRTNRQKNSEFDIRGHRDWMTESIGLQTVEDRRAFLRKTFAPERSAENSWLADLNEDGSHDWRDLAVEKDEIWRLEDTNNDGIADVSLRILEDFYEEVTDVAGGMLVRAKDMFVGIAPDLWRLEDRNGDGVIDKKTSISHGYGVHIGFGGHGMSGVIEGPDGRIYWNIGDIGANITAPDGKKHEHPNSGIIARSNPDGSDFEIFAHGLRNTHEFVFDEYGNLISSDNDGDHPGESERLVHVVEGSDAGWRSNWQYGKYTDPKNNKYKVWMDEKLFKPRWDGQAAYIIPPIMNYHNGPTGMVYNPGTALGSDWKKKFFLVEFVGTPTRSHIWSFGLKPKGASFELDGEKDIVSGILPTGIKFGPDGALYVADWINGWDTKNYGRVWKLDVTKEKNDLAAVRQETKRLIQLDYASQSADMLYSLLSNVDMRIRQKAQFELVSRGAKGAPMLTKAIDQTQSQLARIHGIWGVGQLARVNKANASTLLPLLKDKDPEIITQAAKMLGDARIATAGSELIPLLKNTSPRVRFYAAEALGRIAYADAVTPLIEMIAANNDEDVYIRHAGVLALSRIGKAEPMVALANNPSKALRTAAVLVLRRMKNDNIALFLNDKDEYIVAEAARGINDDLSIPGALPALAAKLQDKSITSDVILRRAINAALRVGTDKELDMLVAFATRTDIKDDVKAEALATLGTWANPSVLDRVDGRYRGKIERDPAGVRTKVTPHIANFLKEKNAESLIAVAGLLADLKITSANAQLAELYDATTDPKVKAAILPALNQLSYAQMDALIKKGMDDKDESVRTVALGLLDNKNVTKESLPAIVSSIFTKGTVREQQKMLEVLGKMEADKTQVILGDLIDQLAAKKLSPNLSLELKEAVDASGVATLKTKMASLKPNASALDEYAETMYGGNRFQGRNIFNTNSTAQCVRCHAVGGTGGAVGPALTHIGDVLTREQLLQALVEPSARIAPGFGSVSLTLKDGQVVNGTLAKETAEELTINTSDAEPLVIPVARITKRENMPSGMPPMGSLLSKREIRDVIEYLANLKK
- a CDS encoding heparinase II/III domain-containing protein, which encodes MKKLVILTIVLFSQWGLLQSYAQVTQRNILGNKYSLEAVKQSLIPQNQFKPYPKTVGEWKAALPDSVIVRTIKAGEALLDYKFEPISATTSLDFVRSGDRERHSKISFGKRNALIDLVLAESIEDKGRFTEAILNGVWSICEESFWGVPAHISGTGLPNVEDNIVDLFAAETASVLAFTDYFVGDKLDKINKLIRKRIYHETNQRLFIPMLKNPDRYGWMSKKNAVNNWNPWIMSNWMTATLLLEKDEARRAESLHGAMLGLDLYLNGLGEDGGCDEGPSYWFAAGACVFDCLELLDEATKNKVAIYNEPLIQKMASYVYKTHISNDYFVNFADADPKLKPDGVMLYRFGQKINDPQLQQFGKWAIEKYPTAISNNGFHRMRKVQNLLTFKNIEPAKSSYEPVRNAWFNDIQVLTTRADNGFYMATHGGHNAESHNHNDVGDFLLYANGEPVIIDAGRGNYTARTFSSKRYELWFTQSQYHNLPIINGLGQIAGRSYEATNVKSTINDKESSLSMNIAPSYDKAAGIAAWNRTVKLNRAKNTVEINDDYALNQKPNSLQQIFMTVCDIDTATPGKVIFKTWKNQTVTLQYDPKLWSISTDLPSTDGMEYVSFKTKWDNHPVQRIILTNKTLAQKGKYGFTIGMN